The proteins below come from a single Oryzomicrobium terrae genomic window:
- a CDS encoding carbohydrate porin yields the protein MTQPLRSRALVLALAAAFPLTASAAGKSDAADLAEIRAQLKAMKDGYEKRIAALEARLQTAETRAGQAETAAVAAQGSAATAETAASAAATRASSAESVAAAAQSSAQAASQRPTQASAFNPEISLILSGSYVNASQNPGRAYRIQGFVPTLGEALPTARSFNLGESELAISANVDHLFRGNFRAAISPDNSIGVEEASIQTLGLGQGFNLKAGRFLSGVGYLNEQHPHEWDFADAPLPYQAFFGFNLGMDGVQARWLAPTETFFEIGAEAARARSFPSRDETRNKNGFMSGALFAHVGGDLGASHSWKTGLSYFQTKPNGRSYDDPVAEHVTQTFTGTSKTWIADFVWKWAPQGNPQYRNFKFQTEYFRRTENGTFGYDDTGAGGPVGAVDGGYRSTQSGWYAQGVYQFMPNWRIGLRHDQLTSGNARIGVVQDGLVAMSALPYLETYNPRRNTVMMDWSPSEFSRVRLQYNRDQSRPDMTDNVVWLQYIMSLGAHGAHKF from the coding sequence ATGACGCAACCGTTGCGCAGCCGCGCCCTGGTGTTGGCGTTGGCCGCCGCCTTCCCCCTGACCGCCAGCGCGGCTGGAAAGAGCGACGCCGCCGACCTGGCCGAGATCCGCGCCCAGCTGAAGGCCATGAAGGACGGCTACGAGAAGCGCATCGCCGCCCTGGAAGCGCGCCTGCAGACCGCGGAAACCCGGGCCGGCCAGGCCGAGACCGCGGCGGTGGCCGCCCAGGGCAGCGCCGCCACGGCCGAGACTGCCGCCAGCGCCGCCGCGACCCGGGCGAGCAGCGCGGAAAGCGTTGCCGCTGCGGCCCAGAGCTCCGCCCAGGCCGCCTCCCAGCGGCCCACCCAGGCCTCCGCCTTCAACCCGGAAATTTCCCTGATCCTGTCCGGCAGCTACGTGAATGCCTCCCAGAATCCGGGTCGCGCCTACCGCATTCAGGGCTTCGTGCCGACCCTGGGCGAGGCCCTGCCGACGGCGCGCAGCTTCAACCTGGGCGAGTCGGAACTGGCCATTTCCGCCAACGTGGACCACCTGTTCCGCGGCAACTTCCGCGCCGCCATTTCCCCGGACAACTCGATCGGAGTGGAAGAGGCCAGCATCCAGACTCTGGGCCTCGGCCAAGGCTTCAACCTCAAGGCCGGCCGCTTCCTCTCCGGGGTCGGCTACCTGAACGAGCAACACCCCCACGAGTGGGACTTTGCCGACGCGCCGCTGCCCTACCAGGCCTTCTTCGGCTTCAACCTGGGCATGGACGGGGTCCAGGCGCGCTGGCTGGCGCCCACCGAGACCTTCTTCGAGATCGGTGCCGAGGCTGCCCGGGCGCGCAGCTTCCCGTCCCGGGACGAGACCCGCAACAAGAACGGCTTCATGTCCGGCGCCCTGTTCGCCCACGTGGGCGGCGACCTGGGCGCGTCCCACAGCTGGAAGACTGGCCTGTCCTACTTCCAGACCAAACCCAACGGCCGCAGCTACGACGACCCGGTGGCCGAGCACGTCACCCAGACCTTCACCGGCACGAGCAAGACCTGGATCGCCGACTTCGTCTGGAAATGGGCGCCCCAGGGCAATCCCCAATACCGCAACTTCAAGTTCCAAACGGAATATTTCCGCCGTACCGAGAACGGCACCTTCGGCTACGACGACACGGGGGCCGGCGGTCCGGTCGGTGCGGTGGACGGCGGCTACCGCTCCACCCAGTCGGGCTGGTACGCCCAGGGGGTCTATCAGTTCATGCCCAACTGGCGCATCGGCCTGCGCCACGACCAGCTGACCTCGGGCAACGCCCGCATCGGCGTGGTCCAGGACGGCCTGGTGGCGATGTCGGCACTGCCCTACCTGGAAACCTACAACCCGCGGCGCAACACGGTGATGATGGACTGGAGCCCCTCCGAGTTCTCCCGGGTGCGCCTGCAGTACAACCGCGACCAATCCCGGCCGGACATGACCGACAACGTGGTCTGGCTGCAGTACATCATGAGCCTGGGCGCCCACGGCGCCCACAAGTTCTGA
- a CDS encoding CobW family GTP-binding protein produces MSTSAVDRRIPVTLLTGFLGAGKTTLLNRLLKTPAFAGAAVLINEFGEVGVDHHLVEKIDENLMVLDSGCLCCTVRGDLTRSLKDLFMRALRRQVPPITRVLIETTGLADPAPVIYTLLEDFFLAERYRLDGVLTVVDALNGAATLGAYREAVKQVAMADRLLLTKCDLAAAADIAALRPLLAKLNPGGEVVALGAGPLDPAPFCNLGLFDTAGKSADVGRWLADEAVRGGGPAHAHPHDPNRHSDRVRAFVLRFEAPVTWGEFTEALDVLLSTCGERILRLKGLVAVAGEEAPRVVHAVQHLRYPETRLSAWPARPPYDDRATRLVCIVDNLPQEYVEGAFRLFCGARDCPAPAGAAATPPA; encoded by the coding sequence ATGAGCACGTCGGCTGTCGACCGGCGCATCCCGGTCACCCTGCTCACCGGCTTTCTCGGCGCCGGCAAGACCACCCTGCTCAACCGTCTGCTCAAGACTCCCGCCTTTGCCGGGGCGGCGGTGCTGATCAACGAGTTCGGCGAGGTCGGCGTCGATCATCATCTGGTGGAGAAAATCGACGAGAACCTGATGGTGCTCGACTCGGGGTGCCTGTGCTGCACCGTGCGCGGCGACCTGACCCGCAGCCTCAAGGATCTGTTCATGCGCGCCCTGCGCCGCCAGGTGCCGCCGATCACCCGGGTGCTGATCGAAACCACCGGCCTGGCCGACCCGGCGCCGGTGATCTACACCCTCCTCGAAGACTTTTTCCTCGCCGAGCGCTACCGCCTCGACGGCGTGCTTACCGTGGTCGATGCCCTCAATGGTGCCGCCACCCTGGGCGCCTACCGGGAGGCGGTGAAGCAGGTGGCCATGGCCGACCGGTTGCTCCTGACCAAGTGCGACCTGGCGGCCGCCGCGGACATCGCCGCCCTGCGCCCGCTGCTGGCCAAGCTCAACCCGGGGGGCGAGGTCGTCGCGCTCGGCGCCGGCCCCCTCGATCCGGCGCCCTTCTGCAACCTGGGCCTGTTCGATACGGCAGGCAAGAGCGCCGACGTGGGCCGCTGGCTGGCCGACGAAGCGGTGCGCGGGGGCGGCCCGGCCCATGCCCACCCCCACGACCCCAACCGCCACAGCGACCGGGTGCGTGCCTTCGTCCTGCGCTTTGAGGCGCCGGTGACCTGGGGCGAATTCACCGAGGCCCTGGACGTGCTGCTTAGCACCTGCGGCGAGCGCATTCTGCGGCTCAAGGGGCTGGTGGCGGTGGCCGGCGAGGAGGCGCCCCGGGTGGTCCACGCCGTGCAGCACCTGCGCTACCCGGAAACCCGCCTGTCGGCTTGGCCGGCGCGGCCACCCTACGACGACCGGGCGACCCGCCTGGTGTGCATCGTGGACAACCTGCCCCAGGAATACGTGGAAGGCGCCTTCCGCCTCTTTTGCGGCGCGCGCGACTGCCCCGCGCCGGCGGGCGCGGCGGCCACCCCGCCCGCCTGA
- a CDS encoding CobW family GTP-binding protein — protein MSRTAPIPVTLLTGFLGAGKTTLLNRILTERHGERIAVIENEFGEVGVDNELLLGSDETIVEMNNGCICCTVRGDLIRILTDLAIRREAGLIDFARVIIETTGLADPGPVAQTFFADEDVARCYKLDAVVTVVDAMHGAAQLDAHGEARAQAGFADRLLLSKTDLAEPAALAALTARLRAINPRARLMDAPFGNAPLDALLDVRGFDLDAILEVAPDFLTSHHHHHQDDIGAFVFEAERDFDGARLEDFLGGLVMVYGNDLLRYKGVLAMAGRPERIVFQGVHMMMGGTPEGVWPAGQPRRSRFVFIGRNLPRELLERGLTGCLQKPVPAAEVGQ, from the coding sequence GTGAGCCGCACCGCCCCCATTCCCGTCACCCTGCTCACCGGCTTTCTCGGCGCGGGCAAGACCACCCTGCTCAACCGCATCCTGACCGAGCGCCACGGCGAGCGCATCGCCGTGATCGAGAACGAGTTCGGCGAAGTGGGCGTGGACAACGAACTGCTGCTCGGGTCCGACGAGACCATCGTCGAGATGAACAACGGCTGCATCTGCTGCACCGTGCGCGGCGACCTGATCCGCATCCTCACCGACCTGGCGATCCGCCGCGAGGCCGGTCTGATCGACTTTGCCCGGGTGATCATCGAGACCACCGGCCTGGCCGACCCGGGACCGGTGGCTCAGACCTTCTTTGCCGACGAGGACGTGGCACGCTGCTACAAGCTCGACGCGGTGGTGACGGTGGTGGACGCGATGCACGGCGCCGCCCAGCTCGACGCCCACGGCGAGGCCCGGGCCCAGGCCGGCTTCGCCGACCGGCTACTACTGTCCAAGACCGACCTGGCCGAACCGGCGGCCCTGGCGGCGCTGACCGCCCGGCTGCGCGCCATCAACCCCCGGGCCCGGCTGATGGACGCTCCCTTCGGCAACGCGCCCCTGGACGCCCTGCTCGACGTGCGCGGTTTCGACCTGGACGCCATCTTGGAGGTGGCGCCGGACTTCCTCACGTCCCACCACCACCATCACCAGGACGACATCGGCGCCTTCGTCTTCGAGGCCGAGCGGGACTTCGATGGGGCCCGCCTGGAGGACTTCCTCGGCGGCCTGGTGATGGTCTACGGCAACGACCTGCTGCGCTACAAGGGCGTGCTGGCCATGGCCGGGCGGCCCGAGCGGATCGTCTTCCAGGGCGTGCACATGATGATGGGCGGCACCCCGGAAGGCGTCTGGCCGGCGGGTCAGCCGCGCCGCTCGCGCTTCGTCTTCATCGGCCGCAACCTGCCCCGGGAGCTGCTCGAACGAGGCCTGACCGGCTGCCTGCAAAAACCCGTCCCTGCCGCCGAGGTCGGGCAATGA
- a CDS encoding class I SAM-dependent rRNA methyltransferase, translated as MAQLVLLPGKDRSLRRRHPWIFAGSVGRLEGRARPGDTVEVLADDGTPLGRGAYSPKSQIRVRMWTFDAAESIDDAFFKRRIAAAVARRQALPELAADLGPEGGVRLLHAESDGLPGVIADRYGDTVVVQLTSAGADKWRKAIVHALLQAGAPLGVTRVYERSDSDVRAMEGLEPTTGWLAGEGEAPLSIVENGVRLGVDVASGHKTGFYLDQRENRLLTGQLAKGKRVLNCFCYTGGFSLQALAGGAEQVVSVDSSGPALEQAKRNLALNPGLDPARAEWREADVFEELRAIRKSGEQFDLIILDPPKFAPSAAHAERASRAYKDINLLALRLLPPGGLLLTYSCSGGIGVDLFQKIVAGAASDAGRDARILRRLAGGPDHPVALAFPEGEYLKGLLVQVD; from the coding sequence ATGGCCCAACTCGTCCTCCTGCCCGGCAAGGATCGCTCCCTGCGGCGCCGCCACCCCTGGATCTTCGCCGGCTCGGTCGGCCGCCTGGAGGGCCGGGCCCGGCCCGGGGACACGGTGGAGGTGCTGGCCGACGACGGCACGCCCCTCGGCCGGGGCGCCTACAGCCCCAAGTCCCAGATCCGGGTGCGCATGTGGACCTTTGACGCCGCCGAGTCCATCGACGACGCCTTCTTCAAGCGCCGCATCGCCGCCGCCGTGGCCCGCCGCCAGGCCCTGCCCGAGCTGGCCGCCGACCTGGGGCCGGAAGGCGGGGTGCGCCTGCTCCACGCCGAATCCGACGGCCTGCCCGGGGTGATCGCCGACCGCTACGGCGACACGGTGGTGGTGCAGCTGACCAGCGCCGGGGCCGACAAGTGGCGCAAGGCCATCGTCCACGCCCTGCTCCAGGCCGGCGCCCCCCTGGGGGTGACCCGGGTCTATGAGCGCTCCGATTCCGACGTGCGCGCCATGGAAGGGCTGGAGCCCACCACCGGCTGGCTGGCCGGGGAGGGGGAAGCGCCACTTTCCATCGTCGAGAACGGCGTGCGCCTCGGCGTGGATGTGGCCAGTGGCCACAAGACCGGCTTCTACCTGGACCAGCGCGAGAACCGCCTGCTCACCGGCCAGCTGGCCAAAGGCAAGCGGGTGCTCAACTGCTTCTGCTACACCGGCGGCTTCTCGCTGCAAGCCCTGGCCGGCGGTGCCGAGCAGGTGGTGTCGGTGGATTCTTCCGGCCCGGCCCTGGAACAGGCCAAGCGCAACCTGGCCCTCAACCCCGGGCTCGACCCGGCCCGGGCCGAGTGGCGCGAGGCCGACGTGTTCGAGGAGCTGCGCGCCATCCGCAAGTCCGGCGAGCAGTTCGACCTGATCATCCTCGACCCGCCCAAGTTCGCCCCTTCGGCGGCCCACGCCGAGCGCGCCTCCCGGGCCTACAAGGACATCAACCTGCTGGCCCTGCGCCTGCTGCCCCCGGGCGGCCTGCTGCTCACCTATTCCTGCTCCGGCGGTATCGGCGTGGACCTCTTCCAGAAGATCGTCGCCGGCGCCGCCAGCGACGCCGGGCGTGACGCCCGCATCCTGCGTCGCCTGGCCGGGGGCCCGGACCACCCGGTGGCCCTGGCCTTCCCCGAGGGCGAATACCTGAAGGGGCTGCTGGTCCAGGTCGACTGA
- a CDS encoding Fur family transcriptional regulator — MTALDPTSVPAPADRTDHADAAPPAADAPIASPAAAALRAIGARVTPARVRVLTLLREAPAPLSHHDVETALGPDAGDRVTLYRVLDWLAEAGLATRGVDASRVTRYAAARDGQHQNHLHFHCDGCGQVYCLDTPPPPPPALPEGFQLQRAELDLHGQCQRCTSERD, encoded by the coding sequence ATGACTGCGCTCGATCCGACTTCTGTTCCGGCCCCTGCCGATCGTACTGACCACGCTGACGCCGCTCCGCCCGCGGCCGACGCCCCCATCGCCTCCCCGGCGGCCGCCGCCCTGCGCGCCATCGGCGCCCGGGTCACCCCGGCCCGGGTGCGGGTGCTGACCCTGCTGCGCGAGGCGCCGGCGCCCCTGTCCCACCACGACGTGGAAACCGCCCTGGGCCCCGATGCCGGCGACCGGGTGACCCTGTACCGGGTGCTCGACTGGCTGGCCGAGGCCGGCCTGGCCACCCGGGGCGTGGACGCCTCCCGGGTGACCCGCTACGCCGCCGCCCGGGACGGCCAGCACCAGAACCACCTGCACTTCCATTGCGACGGCTGCGGCCAGGTGTATTGCCTGGATACCCCGCCGCCGCCGCCGCCGGCCCTGCCCGAGGGCTTCCAGCTGCAACGGGCCGAGCTCGACCTGCACGGCCAGTGCCAGCGTTGCACCAGCGAGCGGGACTGA